AAGAAAAAGGAAATGCATGTCTTCCTTCATCAATCATTCTGGGACCTAAAAAATGGTTCCCTTTCAGTTGCAATCGAAAGAAGTCTGGGAAGTAAGAACAAAGTCACTCATACGTTACCCCTTTTCAAGATATCTTGTTTGACGTTGAAAACTGTCTCCTGagagcaggcccggccctaaccaatctggcgccctaggcaagattttaggtggcgcccccccacaccgaatagctttgtctttgaccttttttttttacttaaagaaagcaaattaacaatcagaatagttaacaagataaaaaaaactatggataaataaatgaatacaaaaaataaaaaatgaatatatgaaatacaatattttttacatacattaacacaaaataaaacgtgtcaacaagttgcataaaataaattaaaaatacaatataaataaggcactgcacaaaacaagatatcaaaccagtatgactttaacaactatattacaaaaaaaggggatccaacagagttctctatttgtgctttttaatattgcattagctaaaatgacttacaaattactgtgcaccaggaagtactgtaattacctaacgttacattattattttccataacaatttagccccctccacaatattaacccgaagttaaaacagaactagctatttattgattaggaattgccgaatcatataacattagcttaatgctaaaggttactatcacattctgtaacagacaaataatttcatgtaggctaacgttacctacctgctacctctgtctttttctcctttctactcctcttcttttctcttttttcttccctgggcacctgacagttttggccgttttgacatcttgtgttgattttttttatgtggtgacgtccaaaaagagtcatgatacgggaagggagggggcgcaccgtgcggggggagggggggggggggggggtgtaatgttgtaacaaataatatttctattaaataggctttactttgcattttaattaacgtgggattattttatgtatttagaaataatagtaccaacttttttatttttttcctccaacatttgtggcactggcgtggcgccccctgatggacggcgcccttagcatttgcctatacagcctatgccacgggccggccctgcctgaGAGGGGTAGTTAGAGCCATGCACTGGCGAAGcaaacatttcctttcctttagcAAAAAAAGTTATTGATTGGATTTCAGTTTGCTTCAAGACCTGCACGATGATTCTGCCCTTGACGGTATCTCCATTTGTGAAGCTATTTTGAGTATCTTGTTCAATAAAAAATGCTGTGATGGCCATTTTGTCCGAAGAGAAAACTGACAAAATGCTCCGAACCAAAACCTCTCGTGTGGACTACTGCACAAATGAGCCTTTGAATCTTGGTATGTAGTTGGGAACATGTAGAACCTGTTTAAAGTGACTTTAATTTTTACAGAGCACACACCTGTTTAAAGTGACTTTAAACAGGTGTGTGCTCTGTACAATTCCGTTAAGGGAGGAGCGCAATGATTACAATGCAATTGGAGTCAGAAAGTAAACGTGTGTTAGAGTAAATTGTACAGTAAATTTCCACTAACCCTGCAAatgtatttatagagcacaatgtgTGAACAAGGCAcatcaaagtgctgtacaaaaaaaaTCACTAGCAggcaaaaccaaaaataaaataaacatgaaagTCATCATAATTCCAAATgaaaaatctaaaataaaatcatcataaaagctgatacaattaaaattaaaatctaaGAGTCTGGATAAAATTCATTTAGTTGTCATATGCTCAATTAAGTAAAAGTGTTTTCAGATTTTCACATTATTGGGAATAtttttccagattttaggagcataaaatgCATAACTTTTAATGCAAAGTTAGTGGTTTACTATTACACATTATTTATGAATGTTCCCCTCCAATAAGACATTTGAAatctggtaaataaaaacaaaaaactagaatTTAATAcactaagctctgcttcttcttacccTTATTCAGACGTGCTGAATTGTGCATGCAAATGCATTCAATGTAGCTTTCTTAAGCGTGTTCGAAATAAACCAAACCATTACAATTACCAAGAGTGCAATGTAGCTTTCATCGCTCTGTAAAATGACCACCTTGACATGTTTTTGAGTCCCATGTcttgaacttaatgaaaacaaAGATATCATTAATCTAATCATCAATGACATACCTGTTTATGAAAAAAGAAAACTCCTGTATTTAGACTGCATTGATTTGAAATGTGTACAAACTGAGTACAGGAAGTACACGTGTTAATAATTGAAATGCAataaaaaaggggtaggattaaatgagcgTAGCTTCTTTAAAtgttaagaaaatgtaaaaatgtgatgTATCATTTTACAACTGTATTTATGTATCATTTTAAAACTGTTTACTGTATATGTTCAAATAgttagtatatacagtacagtccaaaagtttggacacacctcattcaatgtgttctctttattttcatgactatttacattgtagattgtcactgaaggcatgaaaactatgaatggacacatgtggagttatgtacttaacaaaaaaaggtgaaataactgaaaacatgttttttattcttgtttcttcaaaatagccaccctttgctctgattactgctttgcacacttttgccattctctggatgagcttcaagatgtagtcacctgaagtgttttttttacttcacaggtgtgcctgtgCCTCAGGGTAGATTAGTGGAACTTCTGGCTTTATCAATGGGgctgggaccatcagttgtgttgtgaatgacaaggtgtgtccaaacctttggcctgtactgtatgttcaaACAGTAAATAACGGGAGTTTCCATTTCTAGTCCAGTCAGGATGTGTTGAAGTTTACCAGCAAGCACACCAGTCGGGGTGACtttactcatctttgcactgacatacAGAATGCATATACACGtactgacctgatcactgaccgtataaaaaCCCAGGTAATCATCCACAGTTAAGGTGAAGGAGCAAAATGAACTGTGTGTTGAATCTGCgtaaatacatgattaatgcgattatAATAATAAAGAGATATTTATAGAACAACCTTGCCTTCTGCCTTCTGCAACAAACAAGCTGTTTGGGATTTGAGACTTAAGTGATGTATTTTGCCGATGTTagaggatatctccatatatggtagagcagtgtttcttaaccaataGGGCCGGGGCTCATTTTAGGGCTGCAAACGCCTCCCCGAagtccgccaaaaaatatctgtttcacagcagaaaaagtctggagctaaacgTTTTTTGAGCTCAAAAATTATGACTACAGTGGTTAAAcactatttttatttgcacttaaatttcatTGACTgtttatttaggaaacatattcattataaattaaatgtatttgttttaccACAACaaaattatattaatatttattttttgtcagttatttatgagtcccttcttatgcactctatttgattagtgttttctaatcagcctgaagtAAGTCTGAgacttatgtgttaaataaacaaTGTTCTTTGTgcttaacacatggtttcatatcatttgacaaggttggaaactgtaagtaggttatagataattattagggctgtcaaacgattaaattaTTTAATCGCGATTTaatgcattttgttcatagttaagtgAAAATTAATCGTGATAATCGCACGtaggtataatttttcatcattaaaaagtgtaccctagacagatcgtTTAAAATGAATTGTGATCCTGTAATGCAAATAGAATTGATAAACAGTCACAGCAAACCAAACCAAACCAAATAAAAGCCCAGTTCGGCACAGTTGGTACAGGTGTGCAAGTTAAGTCTTCCCCGTGCAGGGATGGGGACGAGAGCTGGTGGGATTAGGATCCGTTGCTCCAGAGCATCATCAGAGGTCAGGAGCTGTTCTTTAGTCTGTTGTGGTGTTCGTTGGCGCCTCTCAGGTCTTTTGTTTAAAAGAAGTAGGTCAATTGAAGGAGATTTACTAAAAACGTTCATATTTGTCAGCATCACCTAAAGGGTACGCTGCGTGTGATTCATATGGTGGAGGGAGGTCCAGAGGTTGAGTTGTTGTTGTTAAACACCAGGGTGTTTGACTCCAGGTTGGTTGGTTTGAGTTCCCAAATGCTTAAAATCCAAAGGCAGCTGCGGGACCTGGTGGTTGTTTAATGTCAGGAACATCCAAGGCGGGTAAGACGACGATTGGAAGTTTGATCTTTGGGTTGATTGCATATTTGATATCCAGAATGATCTATAAAAAACAGAACTGTATTAGTTCCTCTAGTCGTGGATCTAAGCAGTCTGTGTGGTTTACCTTCAGCCTGTATTCCAGCTTGATGATGCCGCAATTCAAAATGGATGACGGCAGCTCTCTGGGGATGGTTATCACCATGTTCACCGTCTCTTTGCTGTACGCGTTGATCGACTCCGCTTTTTCCTCAAGAATATCCATGGTGGAATGTTTCCTTTCACCCTGGGCAAAGAAGCTCTTCTTTTTGTACAACACCATTTTGGGCTTCACCGCACGAGACGATTGGTTATGGACTACAACTTTGACCCGGAGATCTTCACCTGCAAGGAGGCACAACACACAAAAATCACACGTGTCGTTGCCCATATTGTTAAATGCCAGGCTTTTATGAGATAAATAAATGAGACAGAAATGCATTCAGAGCTTTTTCCAAATTTCATTTCAACTATAACCTCTATAACTTCATTGAAAACAAACTGTAATTGTTAGGCTTTACATTacagcagtgtttctcaaatagggCAGCGGGGTCCGTCAGCTTGACTGTCTTGACTCTTTTAAAAAACTATGAAAACTTCGCTTTTTAGTAAAGTTTTTAGATAATCAACCTTTTAACtagatttttttaatacactttttagcctttttatgatGCTGCCCCTGTCTTTTTATTAATGTATTGTTGTTTTAAtccacctatgttttgtacagcactttataaataaaatatactcaCTTTACAAATATAATTTACTTACTTAACTATTATCAAGAAGTACAAACAAAGTGGAACAAAAGAGTAAATAGAAGTATAGTGACAAGTGAAAGTTAAAATGTTGACACTGAAGACTAGGGATGtacaagatttttttttcctaGCTAACACCAATAACCGATTAACTTACTTATatctattgttttttaaaatataaatacaactaGTTTGTGTACCCCTTTCTTTGCAGCTGTCTTTGGAgcagcttctttagcagcagGCGTCTTTGGAAGCTTTCAAAACAGCATCATAGcgatgctgtggggttgttttaccggtaccaaaatgtattttgatacttttcgatacctttcaatacttttctaaataaagggcacaacaaaaaatggcattattggctttaatttaacaaaaaaatcttagggtacattaaacatatgtttattattgcaatcgaagaacaattttgtccttaaataaaatagtgaacatactagacaacttgtctttttgtagtaagtaaacaaacaagggctcctaatttgtctgctgacgtatgcagtaacaaattgtgtcatttatcattctattattttgtcaaaattataaaggacaaactgtaaaaatgtattattaatcaacttgttcatttgctgttaatatctgcttattttctgttttaacatgttctatctacactgcttttaaaatgtaataatcacttattcttctgttatttgatactttgcattagtcttggatgataccacaaatttagatatcaatctgataccacgTAGTTACAGGAttgtacattggtcatattcaaagtcctcatgtgtccagggacgtatttcctgagtttataaacataatatacatttttaaaaaagggaaacattttttgtgacgataaaaaatatcgatgtaatcatagtagtatcgactagatacgctcttgtacttggtatcattacagtggatgtcaggtgtagatccaccaatggcatttgtttacattcaggcgcgctagcttttgttagcggtgacgcagctgagctattgtatcctcctatgtgtgtagtgaagcatgtttagctattcctcgtcctgcagggatgatacttgtaagaaactcactttattcgtcgccatggaggcaaggattagtgatttagaagtagctaaaacactgcagactgcggatggatgttagccgctatgtcgctagccatgtcttaaagcagtggtccccaacctttttgtagctgcggaccggtcaacgcttgaaaatgtgtcccacggactgggggactgggggggggggggggggggggtgaaattaaaaaaaaaaaaattttttaaattttttattttttttttcattaaaaaatacaatcatgtgtgcttacggactgtatccctgcagactgtattgatctatattcatatataatgtatatattgtgttttttatgttgatttaataaaaataaaaaaaacattttttatttttttattttatttcttgtgcggccctgtaccaatcggtcccggtccgcggaccggtggttggggaccactgtcttaaagcacctcttcctgagggtgttacagtgttataacttcacctttatcattagtttttagttgttttttttcattttctgtctacacactgtctgcttgtaagtactccgtgtgtgtgcgctgccgaacatgctcctctgcttgtaaaaccagcaatgtcacgacgtgacgacgtgccgtcatgcccgggaaccggtacttttcaaacagagtatagtaccgtttttgattcattagtaccgcgatactatactagtaccggtataccgtacaaccctacgatGTTGGCTTTTCAGATAAGGTTGAATGTGTTGATGcgtgatgttttttttcccctcgtcGCAAAATATTTGGTGAAAATAGTACATCAAGTGTTTTCATCTGAAACAATGAAGAAGTGTCACACAATCGacgtcatgtttgtttacagcagtgcttctcaaatatttctgttacgccccctttAGGGAGAATAAAAATGTGCTCACTGTAACATACCAACAGCACAGTATGGGTACTCTCACATAATTggaacattttgttatttttgttaatGTTATCTGATTTATCTGTTTTATGTCATAACTCCTCATATCGGCACAATTCTCATCTGTCCGATATTCATCATGCACCCCTAATACAAACCcaaagctgacatgcaggctgtGTTTCATTCtttaaaaagaggaaaaaaaacagtttttgctGGCTTTGAAAATCATGTATAGCAAAATGACACCCCGATCCACAGATTTTTCAGAGTGCGCCCTCTAGTTTTCATGTTAGAGCAATACTCATGCCTGCAGCTAGGTGGTGGCAGTACTCCATCAGGCTCCCTGTTCTACCTAGTTGAAGTGGTAAGTGCACAGGAACATGTGTACAATGTAGTCGTCATTAAAGACATATCCTTGATTACTTGAATTTAAAGAATGTAACTCACACAGTGTGTTGTACAAAATAATGATTAAATATTATTAAGTTGtcaataataccgtattttctggactatagagcacaccggtacATAAACCACAccgcactgagcctagtctataaaatccgctacacctccctgataccgaagtacatgtcaaactacttccataacgtaaatgaccgccataaccacaacaccagggggagctccacaaaccacctcaaacccagattccgatctaacaaaggtcttaactcattctccttccatgccacatcaatatggaatgcactcccaacaggtgtaaaagaaagtgcatctctatcctccttcaaaaccgcactaaaagaacacctccaggcaactacaaccctataccctccccccaccacatcatgtaaataatcaaatgtaaataatcaaatgtatatacttgttcttatgctttccaAGCTcgctatgttcactgctcgctgtacatatcctaccaagtcagacctacactgtttcaatgtccatttctcagatgatataattgttgatgactgaagtgctgatatcaaccaaaattaaacccccgccccaacccctccacatcccacaccccggattgtaaataatgtaaataattaaatgtatatactctgatgattaacttgtgtgatgactgtatcatgctgatagtatatatttgtaccatgaattgattaacgtggaccccgacttaaacaagttgaaaaacgtattcgggtgttaccatttagtggtcaattgtacggagtatgtactgtactgtgcaatctactaataaaagtctcaatcaatcaatcaatcaatcataaacCCAttgaattttgcaagaaaaacatgTTTCTAAACTGTAAGTGTCATTGAAACTGTCACAGTCCCTGCAgtgtcttgtgtgtgtgtgtgttgtctgtcTGGGTGTGGTCATGTGTGGGCGGAGTTTGGGTTCCTGGCTTCCCAGTCTGGCCCACCTGGCGCTGGTCAGcctactcacctgcctgccatcagctaatcacctccactccacaaaagccctggcctcctcacacgacgctgccagatcgtttcacagctctccatgtggtaacgcttctcgccagTTCTAGTAGTCTTGATGATCTTGTTGATCTTTTGTTTGTGCCTTTTACTCCTGGTATCTTGTTCCTCGACTCACCATTGTTTCCTCTGCCTCCAGTGCCTACCTCCTCtaagcctgcctgcctgccagaCACCTCCACTCCAGTTGACGACGCCTTTCCCTAATCCCTCATTTGCCCAAATTAAACCCTTTGGACTTTTAATCTGCCTGTCTTGTCTGCTTTTGGGTCCGCCATCTTGTTAAATCGTGACAGAACGATCTGGCCAGAATGGACCCAGCAGACTTGGaaaaggtcaaggaggtcatcagCAACCAAAGCCGGCATCTGGGAGATCACCAACAACTCATTCAGACCCTTGTGAAAGAGGTATCCAAGATTACCACTAAACTTGATACCCTCTGTGCTGCTCCACGACAGGCTCCACCAGCAGAACCACTTCAAGCCGATGGCGCCGCCCCTCCCCCAGCACCAGTTGTCCAAGCTGTGGAGCCTCATCTTCCACCTCCGGCAAAATATTCTGGCAACCCCAACACCTGCCGTGAGATCCTCACCCAAGTTCGTCTCACCTTTAAGGCTCAACCAACCCGCTTTGTCCATGAGGCAGCCAAGATAGCTTTCATTGCCAGCCTTCTTGAGGGGCCTCCACTTACTTACTTCAACGCCCTGCATGAGATGAATGCTCCGACAGCTCAGTCCTTTGCTCTCTTCGCCGCTGAGCTCAAGAAGATTTATGATCACCCCATTCGTGGACAACAGGCCGGTCAGCAACTTTTGAGACTCTGCCAAGGTCGACGTTCTGTGAGAGAGTTCGCCAGCGAGTTTCGTTCCTTGGCCGTGGAGTCTGGTTGGAATGACCAAGCGCTGCTCACCGCCTTCCAGAGTGGGCTCAACCGGACCATTGGCAGGGAGATCGCACTAAGGCAAGAACTTGATTCCCTAGATGAGGCTATTACCACCGCCATCAAGATTTCAGACCAAATAGCCCAGTGGCAAGGTGAGACTGTTCCCTCCGTGTTGACTACCCCTTTTTCCGACCATAATTTTCTGCCATATGCACCCCGACATCCTGTACCCCTAGCCCTGCCCTCCGGGTCTCCAGGGGAGGAGCCCATGCAACTACGGCGGACCCGTCTCTCCACTGACGAGCGCCTCCGACGGATTAGGTCGGGGGTGTGCTTCTACTGTGGACAACCTGGTCATCTTCGTGCCTCCTGCCCT
This genomic interval from Entelurus aequoreus isolate RoL-2023_Sb linkage group LG06, RoL_Eaeq_v1.1, whole genome shotgun sequence contains the following:
- the LOC133651585 gene encoding arrestin domain-containing protein 2-like, which encodes MPSSFKSGTGRIVHKVKAELKQSMKLTKEAKVHFTFVSKADMDIHGLMLRSLFRLIHEYNPHLIVLSLRNLSMSALIKVSASLAPEMSQCEDLRVKVVVHNQSSRAVKPKMVLYKKKSFFAQGERKHSTMDILEEKAESINAYSKETVNMVITIPRELPSSILNCGIIKLEYRLKIILDIKYAINPKIKLPIVVLPALDVPDIKQPPGPAAAFGF